A genomic stretch from Cardiocondyla obscurior isolate alpha-2009 linkage group LG10, Cobs3.1, whole genome shotgun sequence includes:
- the LOC139106105 gene encoding mucin-3B-like isoform X3, with protein MRIILFVVFYVAAYVARIAIGEDVVETMPRSSVRRTFERKSEAARSGISEVPVDDGIIHVINKRSRQSLLTIRTDDSPQNESNDDLKRAKRSLKKRGKRRRNSGSKITRRRNNHAGHDSGERNIPSKGTRFPIWQAPESTIAAINLDSTTNPTIMETGRNNRSSFAFQRLPLQLENLNYGRSVNKTMSPITENQSLKSRGLIDVSNNNLKRRFLLVPVSKNLYVLKNIKNIPRARINVPKQYNLLGKNENNATPAILSFKAQHDVKDVGGVYLQRGNHRIFDYDTKFLYSTLDSRVPEEAANSTENPASYPKFLYPGFALRTRSNLIGTTTESFEYVVTPRSDYANISSTNIYDDAYSTATFETYDLTDEDFKRLSTKMREDKIVTDFINDILTNTEGIDKDSQEYGISSTELTHSNFDYKDRFSYEALLGNTTADMDLSLDEDFTTVSSLLPNTDKWKKAQSNIKNTRDLLTAIKPLSSELQRLLNAVKLVNQSLSDVQNRLCDKKNVAGIKRHNKLKKATNIANSVKKVDDSDLYTGSCNSQSLDKRRIKTKVKSVTDAKTGRKTNSFLLNKLTIPFRKHGSSVNNSKVQNSRKNLLKKRRLRERGFLESKDIEKYRLSHSRFNRNLKFLAKNYEMRTKPIRQLIEAGLKETKRATAPVTRSSRFIKSNISSEINSADRHAQNYQENNQISRSITLPSNAPSFPDIFAKENSVSFSADQRDFQRNGKRTTTSEISRSDKETTVHPTDSQFYREATAYLGVLQLLDTTHVTDMRMENLTESSQLIFTTTELSALTFPPYFIKESTTTSLSTVAEEEALETTESLFVTMTSTLPLFYTTELTALPVDEAAILTTVIITEKMTVSPVAIIAEVTETPITIPITDYFTILSEPTMLLTQFLEGMTDITMKITIPVVTEISTEQTSTLIEVETVEDEVTESTSTILERTQSLFVETDTPLYTFSTVSLLKTTETEWMTATSPIELLSTIPTITKGFRTTLLESTYETLYDTTAFTSSSTVLERTGTILKTSTEVAITTLIPEDENPVAQIEKTITAEETATEIPPADGTLTPTESTISGVETTTEISTSTETTADESLTINETLTAAEIPTPAEITIVDEIPAIIKPATITEIFTSTESSTSFKTTIIKEATSAESSTTAEATVEFSTTEMSTSTETTTETLTTVETFTGASAGTLPTSSTIPTTVESTEITETAKIPTTRKRTASVKVSTSTIVETPSTIETPTITESSGTAEVPMTSTKFFAASESTMSSESTTSLKNVSPTSVPTTLTAVFTTATTESTLISSTPTTAVETVVFTLTLTTITPLEILITNATLSETPYTAISSILSTTEGTSLKTVAPTTSLETTMTTPLSPITRAMSSETPSTTFSTFLIEESTAFPVFTPSLETFETTTVSAIFTTESPTESFPAASFVTLHTTVNVTISSATANVLTTEIESAATSVVYSTVTTSSVAELPLATPVPAATETTVYDTASPSLTTFFSTETESAFSTGEPEETKKFTFERYYESTKEENLTSTTELITEEYTTWIEKETPTTYLSSTPFLTENITEATSLTIETTTSPTTASTLLIEKISTVSEATLISTETSTMPSMETSALVPTITAADASRSEKTNLEITEVSRITIRTTERSEYATIEAAVTPTPFSESILSVLITHGRPAATPEIISVLPKTTLEELTTSTTTEIPSTYSTESSSPTSFVETTVSPTVSASAAITQEIETEYYVAKEPLYEEEYEEYDEIPTGNWYDYDEYATTTKYTKLPEETTASSPFAKDTSLYVTKTSTESTTSKMFHIKGKGTTSSLETSASSIIENLTKTIATDFTMSGTKERMESTTLTFGSTEEYILPPSTVFRIPTEPLEYLTITDKYALPKNFTQTWSDITMTKFVTEPEKSSRFTLEKITVSEGATTETGVAEKLTSFIVSPALTTLTEKETFGVYTTIMSTASSEIEGAIETDYEITTSAMTEKTTPRVEPLITPETEAELIFTTTSETHEREEGKEQLLRRLEDLKNREKVMTEREEKLRQKEKQWTIEKEKCRKIMQREKEKAKNDATAASITVSYATTIVTTFITKSSFAEIQTTPFSIAEEVTYATEKTEEATTTESTTYAIDESEFVTKEPSAGSIETTTFYTGEIYTASYASEATLFNNVEEVTSEAYTAVETATDGSTFAGETEETIIFNTTETSASVKHFTGEIEEFQITNYVTFTPYATTPIVDVYNAASIETVTLYTVKEIYTPYVTFYSEPLFGSTVTSPITTATDEFITLPAATFSERFEETDAAIFTTPIWYSTEETYSVTYTDIYGEPLFTSPTFELTTTSSTSAIITTAEIKYDGEIERLKEKLRNKARELEEREQILQEEERRLEKNIIKFEKYMENFQKRKTSVTPIEKSTAVTSSSTPVPPTEKTTVKMQLTTQIKKTAEKKENRMTTKMATSQQIGMEEEKQRTKPVPEEAVTQKEEEAATKRICLNVLKSTNPLDERKRNISTKKICLPYFPDKNEEKPGNPLGRKLLALQSTRKIRRPRWNIPLETRCCKKINETIHKIGNLQLSHHEWLSNESTKPLRHFKGFTRIYTQGNATSDFQFKTSVYEHVLNYEFFQPTTMSMSNNKERKKRTDILKHDLIPSRKINYSIDDKVNVQKRDVSSPEKDSKFRLKKSTANIFSHGPTTEITEKDEFYTVNVLQLRYNENEQTHEVISAKPNEAELTETLSESKDDNHITEFRENGKITASYYKIEKKDNLKKTDKLEDETEKEIEEADDYIEDTIDNYMNYEEHETSTRMYEGLFNGKEKNGKLTESVRTSLDRAWPTEKNAMYHLGGTKFWELDFVTEPSAVLRTTTDKSKTIDVLITRTTCFDVILKSTRNSKAKSIITHRKRDVYNNRAGKNVFIANRDVSLKNITRKSGKRHKVGTKRSLAKITKKLKRDSQKLRRLNYSERSFEERRAMRFNDFRCASNEDSITAKSRKLCGVNAGKLKRQIVKHEDATGKHKKKQPAKSRALQNTNLHFLHNTDNCAANKRNKYKTAASVNSRVEKIDKKETYPNAIDHESPTALHERKIHNCNNCICNVASTVNSIKPLLNRMHFPLDEIKALNCSEYKEIQDEIVISMDSDVEEAKEFPQPRYNVESLKDQKYIKLEELEDNFNNDLELYSDRDVVSLPGLNLNLPCNQDGDGITWLSSVNRPSYTWKRTDGIALLGFVAENGDLELQNVNAKDTGNYTCVMTYMSPDNEDPVETAYEIHLQVVTLPRYVVHGESRYRVRSCDERDLDVVVTYLPMKLNSVVCEADVCNAYVLPPSCSRNRQITINILLVPSHIVKLMTIDLKQCNVFCLKAIQDKLSLTLSKNLQIFLGKTIIFRLPHYEQRLVPIVEKSSFARRKRGRVDANTFFGGSSSIGLFSGCPAGYGLRETRCVPCDVGTYSEDGISHCKRCPAGTYQPNHGARACRTCTNPMTKGCYNMLWNSFSAVMVTLASIGAMVSMCVLLVWSICCVKKKFCIKRMAGVVAREDALETEERVEEQPLIRDASENEDQWENGCRVEKKREKSYANKKRRKQDKRNRHDSTHVREADKYMRYILTFFKISHVPDINLTNLKIYCYLQVYIGVYFATGTREPVGITSRKKYSEYLPGLLSISRRLQLLSKTVIS; from the exons ATGCGAATTATCCTTTTCGTCGTATTTTACGTTGCGGCTTATGTGGCAAGAATCGCGATTGGTGAGGATGTCGTCGAAACGATGCCAA GAAGCAGCGTGAGGCGTACGTTCGAGCGGAAAAGCGAAGCGGCGCGGAGCGGAATATCCGAAGTTCCCGTCGACGATGGAATAATCCACGTGATAAACAAGCGCAGCAGGCAATCATTGCTGACGATACGAACCGATGACTCTCCGCAAAACGAAAGCAACGACGATTTAAAACGAGCCAAGCGAAGTCTGAAAAAACGGGGAAAACGTAGGAGGAATTCGGGTTCCAAGATTACGCGTCGTCGAAATAACCACGCGGGACATGATTCCGGCGAGCGGAATATCCCGTCGAAAGGGACGAGATTTCCGATTTGGCAAGCTCCAGAATCAACGATTGCGGCAATTAATTTGGATTCCACGACGAATCCGACGATTATGGAAACGGGACGGAATAATCGATCGTCGTTCGCATTTCAAAGGCTGCCGTTGCAGCTCGAGAATTTAAACTACGGTCGCTCTGTGAATAAAACTATGTCTCCGATCACCGAGAACCAATCGCTGAAATCACGAGGACTGATCGACGTCtctaataacaatttaaagaGAAGATTCCTCCTCGTACCGGTTTCTAAGAATCTGTACGTTTTGAAGAACATCAAAAATATCCCTCGTGCAAGAATAAACGTACCTaagcaatataatttattaggaAAAAATGAGAACAATGCAACTCCGGCAATTCTCTCGTTCAAGGCGCAGCACGATGTTAAAGACGTAGGTGGAGTTTATCTTCAAAGAGGCAATCATCGTATATTCGATTACGAcacgaaatttttatactcCACTCTTGATTCTCGCGTTCCCGAGGAAGCTGCGAATTCTACAGAAAATCCGGCGTCTTATCCTAAATTCTTGTATCCAGGATTCGCGCTTCGGACTCGCTCCAATTTAATCGGCACCACTACCGAAAGCTTCGAATATGTCGTCACTCCTCGTTCGGATTACGCGAATATTTCCTCCACAAATATATACGACGACGCATATTCAACAGCTACTTTTGAAACGTATGACTTAACTGATGAAGATTTTAAGCGTCTTTCAACGAAAATGAGAGAGGACAAAATCGTAACAGATTTTATAAATGACATTTTGACTAACACCGAAGGTATAGATAAAGATAGTCAAGAATATGGAATCTCGAGTACTGAGTTAACTCATTCTAATTTTGATTACAAAGACAGGTTTAGCTATGAAGCATTACTCGGTAATACTACTGCCGATATGGATTTATCTCTCGACGAAGATTTTACAACAGTCTCATCGTTACTACCAAACACCGATAAATGGAAGAAAGCGCAgtctaatataaaaaacacaCGAGATTTATTAACAGCGATTAAACCATTGTCATCGGAGCTGCAGAGATTATTAAACGCAGTCAAGTTAGTTAATCAAAGTCTTAGCGATGTGCAAAACAGActgtgcgataaaaaaaatgtcgccGGAATCAAGAGacataataaattgaaaaaagccACGAATATTGCAAATTCAGTTAAGAAAGTTGACGATTCTGATCTCTATACAGGAAGTTGTAACAGTCAATCGTTGGACAAGAGGCGTATTAAGACCAAAGTTAAAAGTGTTACGGATGCGAAAACTGGAAGAAAAACCaatagttttcttttaaataaattgacaaTACCGTTTCGTAAACACGGCAGCTCCGTTAACAATTCAAAAGTACAGAACAGTCGCAAAAACTTGctcaaaaaaagaagattgaGGGAAAGAGGGTTCTTGGAATCTAAAGACATTGAGAAATATAGATTGTCTCACTCGAGATTTAACAGGAATCTAAAGTTCTTGGCGAAAAATTATGAGATGCGAACGAAGCCGATCAGACAGCTTATCGAAGCGGGattgaaagaaacgaaacgTGCCACAGCGCCAGTTACAAGATCgtcgcgttttattaaaagtaatatatcgAGCGAAATTAATTCTGCAGACAGGCATGCGCAAAATTATCaagaaaataatcaaataagcAGATCAATAACTTTACCAAGTAATGCGCCCTCGTTTCCGGATATATTCGCGAAGGAGAATTCAGTGAGTTTCTCGGCAGATCAACGAGATTTTCAACGCAACGGAAAGAGAACAACGACGAGCGAAATATCTCGTTCCGATAAAGAAACCACAGTTCATCCTACTGACTCGCAATTTTACAGGGAAGCAACTGCTTATCTCGGCGTACTTCAATTGCTGGACACGACTCACGTAACTGATATGCGGATGGAAAATTTAACGGAATCGTCACAGCTGATCTTTACAACCACAGAACTTTCTGCTCTAACGTTTCCGCCGTACTTTATCAAGGAATCGACAACTACGAGTTTAAGTACCGTCGCAGAGGAAGAGGCTCTTGAGACAACCGAATCATTGTTCGTTACGATGACATCTACGTTACCATTATTTTATACGACGGAATTAACAGCACTTCCGGTTGACGAAGCCGCAATCTTGACTACTGTAATTATTACGGAGAAAATGACTGTATCACCTGTCGCGATCATCGCCGAAGTAACCGAGACTCCTATTACAATTCCAATAACagattattttacaatcttGAGTGAACCCACCATGCTCTTGACTCAATTTTTAGAAGGTATGACGGATATTACTATGAAAATTACGATTCCTGTAGTTACAGAAATTTCAACCGAACAAACGTCTACGCTAATTGAGGTCGAAACTGTGGAAGACGAAGTTACGGAAAGCACATCGACAATTTTAGAGAGAACGCAGAGTTTATTCGTGGAAACAGATACGCCTTTATATACGTTTTCGACAGTATCATTACTTAAAACTACGGAAACAGAATGGATGACTGCTACGTCTCCTATCGAGTTACTTTCAACAATTCCGACGATTACTAAAGGATTTCGAACTACATTATTAGAATCCACTTATGAGACTTTGTACGATACGACGGCATTTACAAGTTCCTCTACAGTTTTAGAAAGAACGGGAACGATTTTAAAGACATCGACGGAAGTTGCAATAACTACTTTAATACCAGAGGATGAGAATCCAGTGGCACAAATTGAGAAAACTATAACCGCGGAAGAAACGGCGACGGAAATTCCGCCGGCGGACGGAACTCTAACGCCTACTGAAAGTACAATATCTGGCGTCGAAACAACTACTGAAATTTCAACGTCTACAGAAACTACAGCGGATGAAAGTTTAACAATTAATGAAACTTTAACAGCTGCGGAAATACCAACGCCTGCCGAAATTACAATAGTCGACGAAATACCAGCGATTATAAAACCTGCGACGATCACAGAAATTTTTACGTCTACTGAATCTTCGACAAGTTTTAAAACTACAATTATTAAAGAGGCTACAAGCGCCGAGTCTTCAACCACTGCTGAGGCGACCGTCGAATTTTCGACCACCGAGATGTCAACGTCTACGGAAACTACAACTGAAACTTTAACGACCGTCGAAACTTTTACCGGAGCTTCAGCTGGCACGCTGCCAACAAGTAGCACAATTCCAACGACTGTAGAAAGTACAGAAATTACGGAAACTGCCAAAATTCCAACGACTAGAAAAAGAACTGCGAGCGTTAAAGTTTCAACGTCAACAATTGTGGAAACTCCGTCAACTATTGAAACTCCAACGATTACCGAAAGTTCAGGAACCGCAGAAGTTCCGATGACTTCGACTAAGTTCTTTGCAGCGTCAGAGAGTACAATGTCATCTGAGTCGACGAcgtctttaaaaaatgtttctccAACTTCAGTCCCGACTACTTTAACCGCAGTTTTTACCACGGCAACAACCGAGAGTACTTTAATTTCTTCGACGCCTACAACTGCCGTGGAAACCGTAGTTTTTACGTTAACATTAACGACGATAACGCCGTTAGAAATACTAATTACAAATGCTACGCTGAGTGAAACGCCGTATACCGCAATTTCTAGCATACTTTCGACTACGGAAGGAACTTCTCTTAAAACTGTAGCTCCAACTACGTCATTGGAGACAACAATGACAACTCCCTTATCGCCGATTACGAGAGCGATGTCGAGCGAAACGCCGAGCACCACGTTTTCCACGTTCTTAATAGAAGAGTCTACAGCTTTCCCAGTATTTACGCCTTCACTCGAGACATTTGAGACTACGACCGTGTCGGCAATTTTTACAACAGAGTCTCCAACCGAATCATTCCCGGCTGCGTCATTTGTCACATTACACACGACCGTAAATGTGACAATTTCCAGTGCAACGGCTAACGTACTTACAACAGAGATCGAGAGTGCAGCCACCTCGGTCGTATATTCAACAGTAACAACGTCTTCTGTCGCTGAACTTCCACTCGCTACGCCTGTTCCAGCGGCTACTGAAACAACGGTTTACGATACTGCTTCTCCTTCGCTcactacatttttttcaacagAGACCGAAAGCGCATTTTCCACGGGAGAGCCTGAAGAAACCAAGAAATTTACTTTCGAACGTTATTACGAAAGTACGAAAGAAGAAAACCTGACGAGTACGACCGAATTAATAACGGAGGAATATACGACTTGGATTGAGAAAGAAACCCCGACGACGTATCTTTCGTCGACTCCTTTTCTCACCGAAAATATCACAGAAGCAACTTCCCTCACAATCGAAACGACTACTTCGCCTACAACTGCGTCGACTTTGTTGATTGAAAAAATATCGACGGTTTCGGAAGCTACGTTAATTTCAACTGAAACAAGTACGATGCCGTCGATGGAGACAAGTGCTTTGGTGCCAACGATAACTGCGGCAGACGCTTCTCGTTCGGAAAAAACTAATCTAGAAATTACAGAGGTGAGTCGGATAACAATAAGAACTACCGAAAGATCAGAATATGCAACAATAGAAGCCGCAGTTACGCCTACTCCATTTTCTGAATCTATTTTATCAGTATTAATCACACACGGAAGACCTGCCGCTACGCCGGAAATTATTTCCGTATTGCCGAAGACTACGCTAGAAGAGCTTACGACGTCAACGACAACCGAAATTCCATCGACGTACTCCACCGAAAGTAGTTCACCAACGTCTTTCGTCGAAACGACAGTGAGCCCTACCGTTTCGGCTTCGGCGGCGATCACACAAGAAATTGAAACGGAGTATTACGTGGCGAAAGAGCCGTTGTACGAAGAGGAATATGAAGAATACGACGAGATCCCGACCGGCAACTGGTACGATTACGACGAATACGCAACCACGACGAAGTATACGAAATTGCCTGAAGAAACGACAGCGAGTTCGCCTTTTGCCAAAGATACATCTTTGTACGTAACGAAGACCTCGACTGAGTCAACTACGTCGAAAATGTTTCATATTAAAGGCAAAGGAACCACTTCTAGTTTAGAAACGTCCGCGTCGAGCATAATTGAGAACTTAACGAAAACGATTGCGACTGATTTTACAATGTCCGGTACAAAAGAAAGGATGGAATCAACGACGTTAACTTTCGGATCCACCGAAGAGTACATTCTTCCCCCTTCGACAGTTTTCAGAATTCCGACGGAACCCCTTGAGTATCTAACGATTACGGACAAGTATGCGCTGCCGAAAAATTTCACGCAAACGTGGAGCGATATTACCATGACGAAATTTGTAACGGAGCCTGAAAAAAGTTCGAGATTTACGTTGGAGAAGATCACGGTTTCGGAAGGAGCTACGACGGAGACTGGAGTCGCGGAGAAATTGACTTCTTTCATCGTTTCACCGGCGTTGACGACGTTAACGGAAAAGGAAACATTTGGGGTGTATACAACGATCATGAGTACCGCGTCTTCCGAAATCGAGGGTGCTATCGAGACCGACTACGAAATTACCACTTCGGCAATGACGGAAAAAACTACTCCACGTGTCGAACCACTCATCACACCCGAAACTGAAgcggaattaatatttacaacaaCGAGCGAAACTCACGAACGAGAAGAAGGCAAAGAGCAATTGCTACGACGACTTGAGGATCTCAAAAATCGTGAGAAGGTAATGacggagagagaagagaagctGAGACAGAAGGAAAAACAGTGGACTATAGAGAAGGagaaatgtagaaaaataatgcaacGCGAGAAGGAAAAAGCGAAGAATGATGCAACGGCGGCTAGTATAACAGTAAGTTACGCTACGACTATCGTTACC acgTTTATCACCAAGTCGAGCTTCGCCGAAATTCAGACGACACCGTTTAGTATCGCAGAAGAAGTAACGTACGCTACGGAGAAAACGGAGGAAGCAACTACGACGGAAAGTACAACGTATGCCATAGATGAGAGCGAATTTGTTACAAAAGAACCGAG CGCCGGTTCAATCGAAACCACGACTTTTTACACCGGAGAAATATATACCGCAAGTTATGCGTCTGAAGCAACTCTGTTCAACAACGTAGAGGAAGTTACATCCGAGGCATATACCGCAGTGGAAACAGCTACAGACGGAAGTACATTTGCAGGAGAAACAGAGGagacaattatatttaacactACGGAGACGAGCGCCTCTGTTAAACATTTCACGGGAGAGATAGAGGAATTCCAAATTACGAATTACGTTACCTTTACGCCGTACGCCACTACGCCTATCGTGGACGTTTATAACGCTGCTTCAATCGAAACTGTGACTCTTTACACCGtcaaagaaatatatacgCCTTACGTAACTTTTTATAGCGAACCTTTATTCGGTTCTACTGTTACTAGCCCAATTACGACGGCCACCGATGAGTTTATTACGTTGCCCGCTGCTACATTCAGTGAAAGATTTGAGGAAACCGATGCAGCTATATTTACAACTCCAATTTGGTACTCTACAGAAGAAACGTACTCTGTGACTTATACAGACATTTATGGCGAACCTTTATTCACTTCACCAACATTCGAGCTTACAACTACTTCATCGACGTCGGCTATTATTACGACTGCGGAGATAAAATACGACGGCGAAATAGAAAGGCTGAAAGAAAAGCTGCGAAACAAAGCGCGCGAATTAGAAGAAAGAGAACAGATTTTACAGGAAGAGGAGAGGagattggaaaaaaatataataaaatttgaaaaatacatGGAAAATTTTCAGAAGAGAAAAACGTCAGTCACACCGATCGAAAAATCGACTGCAGTTACAAGTTCATCAACGCCAGTACCGCCGACTGAAAAGACCACTGTCAAAATGCAATTAACAACGCAGATTAAAAAAACAgctgaaaagaaagaaaatcgaATGACTACGAAAATGGCAACTTCCCAACAGATAGGAATGGAAGAAGAGAAGCAACGAACAAAGCCCGTACCTGAAGAAGCCGTAACACAAAAGGAAGAGGAGGCAGCGACGAAACGAATATGTTTGAACGTTCTAAAAAGTACAAATCCTttagatgaaagaaaaagaaacatctCGACGAAAAAGATCTGCCTGCCGTATTTTCCTGACAAAAATGAAGAGAAGCCAGGCAATCCGTTAGGAAGGAAACTCCTCGCTTTGCAAAGTACGAGAAAAATCAGAAGACCGAGATGGAATATTCCGTTAGAGACTCGATGTTGCAAGAAAATAAACGAGACCATACATAAGATCGGCAATCTGCAATTGTCACACCACGAATGGCTGAGCAATGAGTCCACAAAGCCACTGCGACACTTTAAAGGTTTTACTAGAATCTACACGCAAGGAAACGCGACGAGCGACTTTCAATTTAAAACGTCGGTATATGAACACGTTCTTAATTATGAATTCTTTCAACCAACTACAATGTCTATGTCGAATAACAAGGAGCGTAAAAAGAGAACAGATATCTTAAAACATGATTTAATTCCTtccagaaaaattaattattccatcGACGATAAAGTAAATGTTCAAAAAAGAGACGTTTCGTCGCCGGAGAAAGATTCGAAATTTCGATTGAAGAAAAGTACAGCGAATATTTTCAGTCACGGGCCAACGACCGAAATAACCGAGAAAGATGAATTTTACACGGTGAATGTGCTACAACTCAGATACAACGAGAACGAACAAACGCATGAAGTAATATCTGCTAAACCAAACGAAGCTGAGCTAACAGAGACTTTATCTGAATCAAAGGATGACAATCATATAACTGAATTTagagaaaatggaaaaattacggcatcatattataaaattgaaaaaaaagataatttaaaaaaaactgacaAACTAGAAGATGAaacggagaaagaaatagaagaagcTGACGACTATATCGAGGATACGATAGACA aTTATATGAATTATGAGGAACACGAAACATCGACACGGATGTATGAGGGACTTTTTAACGGCAAGGAGAAGAATGGGAAATTGACAGAAAGTGTGAGAACATCGTTAGATCGAGCGTGGCCCACTGAGAAAAATGCAATGTATCATTTAGGCGGCACTAAGTTTTGGGAACTCGACTTTGTTACGGAACCGTCAGCTGTGTTACGTACGACGACTGATAAGAGCAAAACTATCGACGTATTAATCACCAGGACGACCTGCTTCGACGTTATTCTTAAAAGCACAAGAAATAGTAAGGCGAAGTCTATTATAACTCATCGCAAACGGGATGTTTATAACAATAGAGCgggaaaaaatgtttttatcgCTAACCGAGACGTCagtcttaaaaatattacgagaaaAAGTGGGAAGCGTCATAAGGTAGGAACGAAACGATCCCTGGCGAAGATaacgaagaaattaaaacgtgaTTCGCAAAAGTTGCGCAGATTGAATTATTCCGAGCGAAGTTTCGAGGAAAGGAGAGCGATGAGATTTAACGATTTCCGGTGCGCCAGCAATGAAGATTCAATAACGGCGAAAAGCCGCAAATTGTGCGGCGTTAATGCGGGCAAATTGAAGCGTCAAATTGTTAAGCACGAAGATGCTACAGGCAAACACAAAAAGAAGCAACCGGCGAAATCGCGAGCATTGCAAAACACTAATTTACACTTCCTTCATAATACAGATAATTGTGCCGCGaacaaaagaaacaaatataaaactgcGGCGAGCGTAAATTCTCGAGTGGAAAAAATCGACAAGAAAGAGACGTATCCTAATGCCATCGATCACGAATCACCGACTGCGTTGCATGAAAGAAAAATCCataattgtaacaattgcATTTGCAATGTAGCGAGTACAGTTAACAGCATCAAACCTTTATTGAACAGAATGCATTTTCCGTTAGACGAAATTAAAGCGCTTAATTGCAGCGAGTATAAAGAGATTCAGGATGAAATAGTGATCTCGATGGATTCCGACGTCGAAGAGGCTAAGGAATTTCCACAACCGCGTTATAACGTCGAGTCGCTGAAGGATCAGAAATATATCAAGCTGGAAGAGCTGGAggacaattttaataacgactTGGAACTCTATAGCG atcGCGACGTGGTTTCGCTGCCCGGTCTTAATCTGAATTTACCCTGTAATCAAGACGGCGATGGTATCACCTGGCTGTCGAGCGTCAACAGACCGAGTTACACGTGGAAAAGAACAGACGGTATCGCGCTCTTGG GTTTCGTGGCGGAGAACGGCGATCTAGAATTGCAAAACGTGAACGCGAAGGATACGGGAAACTACACCTGCGTGATGACGTATATGAGCCCTGACAACGAGGATCCTGTGGAAACTGCTTATGAAATCCACTTGCAAG TTGTAACGCTGCCACGGTACGTCGTGCACGGGGAAAGTCGTTATCGCGTACGATCTTGCGACGAGAGGGATCTGGATGTCGTAGTGACGTATCTACCTATGAAACTGAATAGCGTTGTGTGCGAAGCGGATGTCTGTAACGCTTACGTTTTACCGCCGTCTTGTTCCCGGAATCGA cagattacaataaatattctacTGGTACCATCACACATCGTTAAATTGATGACGATCGATCTCAAACAATGCAACGTCTTTTGCCTCAAAGCGATTCAAGATAAACTCTCGCTGACGCTGAGTAAAaacttgcaaatttttctcgGAAAAACCA TTATTTTCAGATTACCGCATTACGAGCAGAGGTTGGTACCGATCGTCGAAAAATCATCGTTCGCGAGACGGAAACGAGGAAGGGTTGATGCAAATACCTTTTTTGGAGGATCCAGCAGTATCGGGTTGTTCTCCGGCTGTCCAGCAGGATACGGTCTTCGTGAAACTCGTTGCG TTCCTTGCGACGTGGGCACTTACAGCGAGGACGGAATATCTCACTGTAAAAGATGCCCAGCCGGCACATATCAACCGAATCACGGCGCCCGAGCTTGTCGTACATGCACTAATCCAATGACGAAAGGATGTTATAATATG CTCTGGAATTCATTTTCCGCCGTAATGGTAACTTTAGCGAGTATCGGCGCGATGGTGTCGATGTGCGTGCTGTTGGTATGGTCAATTTGCtgcgttaaaaagaaattctgtATAAAACGAATGGCCGGTGTCGTCGCCCGGGAAGACGCGCTTGAAACAGAA GAACGCGTGGAGGAACAGCCGTTAATTAGGGACGCGAGTGAGAACGAAGATCAATGGGAAAACGGGTGCAGAgttgaaaagaaaagggagaagtcttacgcaaataaaaaacgtCGGAAGCAAGACAAAAGGAACAGACACGACAGCACGCACGTTCGTGAAGCTGATAAATATATGCGATACATATTAACGTTCTTTAAAATCTCTCACGTTCCTGATATAAACTTaacaaacttaaaaatttactgTTACCTACAAGTTTATATCGGTGTTTATTTTGCAACAGGCACACGAGAACCAGTGGGAATCACATCGCGCAAAAAATACTCGGAATATTTGCCTGGACTCTTATCAATCTCACGACGATTACAACT ATTATCCAAAACGGTCATATCGTAA